In a single window of the Flavivirga spongiicola genome:
- a CDS encoding VOC family protein, with protein MNSLTSPFHLAIPVHNLSECRDFYRDILGCKEGRSSDCWVDFNFFGHQLVIHYKPKEKDNMHTNLVDGKDVPVPHFGVVLPWDVFHVFSERLKKQNIDFIIAPYIRFEGLIGEQATMFFKDPSGNALEFKSFKDMGQLFVK; from the coding sequence ATGAACAGCTTAACATCTCCTTTTCATTTAGCTATACCTGTTCATAACCTCTCGGAATGCAGAGATTTTTATAGAGATATTTTAGGCTGTAAGGAAGGCAGAAGTAGTGATTGTTGGGTGGACTTTAACTTTTTCGGTCATCAATTAGTTATTCATTACAAGCCAAAAGAAAAAGATAATATGCATACCAATTTAGTAGATGGAAAGGATGTCCCCGTACCACATTTTGGAGTCGTTCTACCATGGGATGTTTTTCATGTTTTTTCGGAACGTTTAAAAAAACAAAACATTGATTTTATTATTGCTCCTTATATTCGTTTTGAAGGTTTAATTGGGGAGCAAGCAACCATGTTTTTTAAAGACCCTTCAGGAAATGCTCTGGAGTTTAAATCCTTTAAGGATATGGGGCAACTGTTTGTTAAATAA
- a CDS encoding LytR/AlgR family response regulator transcription factor: MIRAILVDDEKGALETLSGMLSLFCKEVQVLGKAASANEARDLIKKYHPDLVFLDIRMPFENGFDLLESIDRHTFHVIFTTAYNNYALKAIKFSVLDYLLKPIDVEELQRAVSKVSKIAVNKEQYSVFKAHQLNHEHEQILLPYKNGFQVVNYHEILRFEGERNYTYVYFLNGKRLLVAKTLKEYEELLKDYGFFRVHQSNIVNMKCVKGYINGRGGKIQLIDNTEVDLARSRKKEFLTFFKPS; the protein is encoded by the coding sequence ATGATAAGAGCCATATTAGTTGATGATGAAAAAGGGGCCTTAGAAACCTTATCAGGCATGTTGAGTTTATTTTGTAAAGAAGTTCAGGTTTTAGGAAAAGCTGCTTCTGCAAATGAAGCCAGAGACTTAATTAAAAAGTATCATCCGGATTTAGTGTTTTTGGATATACGAATGCCTTTTGAAAATGGGTTCGACTTACTGGAATCAATAGATAGGCATACGTTTCATGTTATTTTTACAACTGCATATAATAACTATGCCCTAAAAGCAATTAAGTTTAGTGTTTTAGATTATTTGTTAAAACCTATAGATGTAGAAGAACTACAAAGAGCAGTATCTAAAGTTTCAAAAATAGCTGTAAATAAGGAGCAATACAGTGTTTTTAAAGCACATCAATTGAATCATGAACATGAGCAAATTTTATTACCCTATAAGAATGGGTTTCAAGTTGTAAATTATCATGAAATTTTAAGGTTTGAAGGAGAACGTAACTATACTTATGTTTATTTTTTAAATGGAAAACGACTTTTGGTAGCCAAAACATTAAAAGAGTATGAAGAACTTTTAAAGGATTATGGGTTTTTTAGAGTGCATCAGTCTAATATAGTAAATATGAAATGTGTAAAAGGATATATTAATGGAAGAGGAGGTAAGATTCAATTAATAGATAATACAGAGGTTGATTTGGCAAGAAGTAGGAAAAAAGAATTTTTAACTTTTTTTAAACCCTCCTAA
- a CDS encoding ligand-binding sensor domain-containing protein: MTFLAAMRNFKWVYLLSILFLISCGNSSDSKLNSVQEDIDNDHYQVLITGDTLQTNIPIKLEGKKTLLNQSGVTKTKLKKPPKIVKSKNTPKKIKNIETILVSLNQKLIKHGENDVSLPKDTILEGNKSTVFFPKPVKSEKPLYRDNAILDIQWMDVDQGLNSSYVVYSFEDSRNNIWMGYYGGGVSKFDGVEFLHFTEKEGLFNNYVWTIFEDSKQNLWFGHYSGGVTKYDGKTFTHYSDENGFPDRTIWSIIEDSAGNIWFGTANGVVKYNGEIFTHYTKSTGLIGNDVVSMVEDQNKNIWFATKNSGISIYNGESFYSLTKENGLPDNRILSVYEASNKEIWIGTYGGACRYNGHSLEKITTKEGLTHNKVISIVEDQNNNIWFGTHGGGLSRYDGKTIYNITKKEGLPHDEIRHLLIDSKNNIWGGTEGAGLFKFNPNSFLHYTKNEGLPTEQVFSIYEDKKGHIWFGTYGGGLSKYDGSNFIHYGEEQGLVAKKVISLTEDSKGNIWFGTFSQGLFKFDGEVFTQYDKSSGLSENMVWSVLEDREGNIWIGTEMGGLDRFDGKEFVNYNFEEGFSSYVIWDILEDTKGNVWIATNRGGVCKYKNEAFTFYAQKEGLPSDIVWTILEDKKGNIWFGTHKGVCVYNGKTIKSFAEDDGLSNNIVWSLLQDQKENIWMGTSKGLNCVVLDKELIAKVDDDVKMKSIDGYITNFQKNDGLKSTIFYANSSLFDKNHDMWFGTISGVINFNLNSFNLIDSAPSIQLNTIDINQKSINYSLLSDTIYNTSTPFLNKIKGCAAEVENFHNYPKHLELPFNFNHLTFKFAGIDWSAPHSIEYAYKIDGLDEAWSILSSENKADYRNIPPGTYTFNVKAISKSGQWSKPLQYKFSISPPWWLSLWAINSYIILSILLIIGSFKWYGSRMKKKQLVLEHIVEERTRTIAHQKEELSIAYDDLEQERNKMELKALLNQINPHFIFNALNSIQQFVISNNVKTSLDYFNKFGKLIRASLEHSEMKFVSIDDEIQVIRNYVDLENLRFHNPIVLNFVVHDIDIYNVKIPPMFIQPIVENAIIHGLSEKETDKEINIHFEEFKEHILCSIHDNGLGRKNKKSMKNKNSGMIITKKRLKSVWNTNDKKDIEVVVEDLKEPTGTIVKIKLPKDF; encoded by the coding sequence ATGACATTTTTAGCAGCAATGAGAAATTTTAAATGGGTTTATTTATTATCGATTTTATTTTTAATTTCCTGCGGAAATAGCAGCGATAGTAAATTAAATTCTGTACAAGAAGATATTGACAATGATCATTATCAAGTTTTAATAACAGGTGATACGCTGCAAACAAATATCCCTATTAAGTTAGAAGGGAAAAAAACGTTGTTGAATCAATCAGGGGTAACCAAAACAAAACTTAAAAAACCACCGAAAATTGTAAAATCAAAAAATACTCCTAAAAAAATAAAAAATATAGAAACCATTTTAGTGTCTCTTAATCAGAAATTAATAAAACATGGAGAAAATGACGTATCTCTACCAAAAGATACGATACTAGAAGGAAATAAAAGTACCGTGTTTTTTCCGAAGCCAGTCAAATCAGAGAAACCATTATATAGAGACAATGCTATTTTAGACATTCAATGGATGGATGTAGACCAAGGTTTGAACTCATCATATGTTGTTTATTCTTTTGAAGATTCTAGAAATAATATATGGATGGGGTATTATGGAGGAGGTGTTAGCAAATTTGACGGCGTAGAGTTTTTACACTTTACAGAAAAAGAAGGCTTATTTAATAACTATGTCTGGACGATATTCGAAGACAGCAAGCAAAATTTATGGTTTGGTCATTATTCCGGAGGGGTAACTAAATATGATGGTAAGACCTTTACTCACTATTCAGATGAAAATGGATTTCCAGATAGGACTATTTGGAGTATTATAGAAGATAGCGCTGGCAATATATGGTTTGGAACCGCAAACGGCGTGGTAAAATATAATGGTGAAATCTTTACACATTATACAAAAAGTACTGGGCTAATTGGTAACGACGTCGTATCCATGGTAGAAGATCAAAATAAAAATATATGGTTTGCTACAAAGAACTCTGGTATTAGTATATATAATGGAGAATCCTTTTATTCTTTAACAAAAGAAAATGGATTACCAGATAATAGGATTTTATCTGTTTATGAAGCTTCAAATAAGGAGATTTGGATAGGGACTTACGGTGGGGCATGTAGGTATAATGGGCATTCGCTTGAAAAAATTACAACTAAAGAAGGATTGACACATAATAAAGTAATCTCAATAGTTGAGGATCAAAATAATAATATTTGGTTTGGAACTCATGGAGGAGGCTTATCAAGATATGATGGAAAAACAATTTATAATATAACTAAAAAAGAAGGGCTCCCTCATGATGAAATTAGACATTTACTTATAGATAGTAAGAATAATATATGGGGAGGAACGGAAGGAGCTGGCCTTTTTAAGTTTAATCCCAATTCTTTTTTGCATTATACAAAAAATGAAGGATTGCCTACTGAACAGGTTTTCTCAATTTATGAAGACAAAAAAGGACATATTTGGTTTGGTACATATGGAGGTGGGTTATCTAAATATGATGGCTCTAACTTTATCCATTATGGAGAAGAGCAAGGATTGGTGGCTAAAAAAGTCATTTCTTTAACAGAAGATAGTAAAGGAAATATCTGGTTTGGTACTTTTAGCCAAGGATTATTTAAGTTTGATGGTGAAGTATTTACGCAATATGATAAGAGTTCTGGTTTATCAGAAAATATGGTATGGAGTGTTTTAGAGGATAGAGAAGGGAATATATGGATTGGTACTGAAATGGGAGGTTTGGATCGATTCGACGGTAAAGAATTTGTAAATTATAATTTTGAAGAAGGTTTTTCAAGTTATGTAATCTGGGATATTTTAGAAGATACAAAAGGAAATGTATGGATAGCTACTAACCGTGGAGGAGTTTGCAAATACAAAAATGAAGCGTTTACATTTTATGCACAAAAAGAAGGCCTACCAAGTGATATAGTTTGGACTATTTTAGAAGACAAGAAGGGAAATATATGGTTTGGTACTCACAAAGGTGTTTGTGTATATAATGGAAAGACTATAAAAAGTTTTGCTGAAGACGATGGTTTATCTAATAACATAGTTTGGTCTTTGTTACAAGATCAAAAAGAAAATATATGGATGGGAACAAGCAAAGGTTTGAATTGCGTGGTTTTAGATAAAGAATTGATTGCAAAAGTTGATGATGATGTAAAAATGAAATCTATTGATGGGTACATTACAAATTTTCAAAAAAATGACGGATTAAAGTCCACTATATTTTATGCAAATAGTAGTCTCTTTGATAAAAATCACGATATGTGGTTTGGTACTATTAGCGGTGTTATAAATTTTAACCTCAATAGTTTTAATTTGATAGATTCCGCTCCATCAATTCAGCTAAACACTATAGACATTAACCAAAAAAGTATTAATTATAGTTTGTTGAGTGATACCATTTATAATACATCGACACCTTTTTTAAATAAAATAAAGGGTTGTGCTGCTGAGGTTGAAAATTTTCACAATTATCCTAAACATTTAGAATTACCATTTAATTTTAATCATTTAACTTTTAAGTTTGCTGGTATAGATTGGAGTGCACCCCATAGTATTGAGTATGCCTATAAAATAGATGGTTTAGATGAAGCGTGGAGTATTCTAAGTAGTGAAAATAAAGCTGATTATAGGAATATACCACCAGGAACTTATACTTTTAATGTAAAAGCAATTAGCAAATCAGGTCAATGGAGTAAACCACTACAATATAAGTTTTCAATTTCTCCACCGTGGTGGCTTAGCCTTTGGGCAATTAATAGCTATATTATTTTAAGTATTTTATTAATTATAGGGAGCTTTAAATGGTATGGTTCCAGAATGAAAAAGAAGCAACTTGTATTAGAACATATTGTAGAAGAAAGAACTCGAACTATTGCACATCAAAAAGAAGAACTCTCGATAGCTTATGACGATTTAGAACAAGAGCGTAATAAAATGGAATTAAAAGCACTTTTAAATCAAATTAACCCACATTTTATCTTTAACGCTTTAAACTCTATTCAACAATTTGTTATTTCAAACAATGTTAAAACATCTTTAGATTACTTTAACAAGTTTGGAAAATTAATCCGCGCATCGCTGGAGCATTCAGAAATGAAATTTGTTTCTATAGATGATGAAATTCAGGTGATTCGTAATTATGTAGATTTAGAAAATCTTAGATTTCATAATCCCATTGTTTTAAATTTTGTGGTTCATGATATTGATATATATAATGTTAAAATCCCTCCAATGTTTATACAGCCCATTGTTGAAAATGCTATTATTCATGGGCTAAGTGAAAAGGAAACAGATAAAGAAATTAATATTCACTTTGAAGAATTTAAAGAACATATATTATGTAGTATACATGATAATGGACTAGGTAGAAAGAATAAAAAGAGTATGAAGAATAAAAATTCCGGAATGATTATAACCAAAAAAAGATTAAAATCTGTTTGGAACACTAACGATAAAAAGGATATAGAGGTTGTTGTTGAGGATTTAAAAGAACCAACAGGAACTATAGTAAAAATTAAACTTCCTAAAGATTTCTAA
- a CDS encoding LytR/AlgR family response regulator transcription factor: MIRTLIIEDETISSNHIVDLLNNYCAETFIIEAEIESVLGAIKWFMNNDEPDLVFMDIHLSDGHSFEIFNKVDINCPIIFTTAYDEYAIKAFKTNSIDYLLKPITQEICDQAISKFLKLRRYHEKVGSLKINSVKTNKERFLVKLGNKYTPLKTEDIAYFYKDDIVFVRSFNGNSYPINSSLSTIENSISTSTFFRANRKIIININAIEYLAQYKPGQLTIKVSPKFEEIIVLSQERSCSLKSLLNCS; encoded by the coding sequence ATGATTAGAACATTAATTATAGAAGATGAAACTATATCCAGTAATCACATCGTTGATTTGTTAAACAATTATTGTGCTGAAACATTTATAATAGAAGCAGAAATAGAAAGTGTTTTAGGTGCCATAAAATGGTTTATGAATAATGACGAGCCCGATTTAGTATTTATGGACATACATTTAAGTGATGGTCACAGCTTTGAAATTTTTAATAAAGTAGACATTAATTGCCCCATAATATTTACAACAGCTTACGATGAATATGCTATTAAAGCATTTAAAACAAACAGTATTGACTATTTACTAAAGCCTATTACACAAGAAATTTGTGATCAAGCAATATCAAAGTTTTTAAAATTAAGACGATATCATGAAAAAGTTGGTTCATTAAAAATAAATAGTGTCAAAACAAATAAAGAACGGTTTTTAGTAAAATTGGGTAATAAATACACACCATTAAAAACTGAAGATATTGCCTATTTCTACAAAGATGATATTGTATTTGTTAGATCTTTTAATGGCAATAGCTACCCAATAAACAGTTCTTTAAGTACCATTGAAAATTCAATAAGCACCAGTACTTTTTTTAGGGCCAACCGGAAAATTATAATCAATATTAATGCCATAGAATACCTTGCTCAATATAAACCCGGGCAATTAACGATTAAAGTTAGTCCTAAATTTGAAGAGATTATTGTTTTAAGCCAGGAGAGGTCCTGTTCTCTAAAATCATTACTAAATTGTTCTTAA
- a CDS encoding PAS domain S-box protein, translated as MISGADDLNLYVDDFFKTIFNTATESWILTDKYGVVRMINPTTTEMFGYEQSELIGQKIEILIPAKERKEHVGLRDNYIKHPRKRPHGIGVEVFALHKNKTEFPVEISLNHHKFNNETYALAVVIDITKRKEKEQKLQEAILEKEKFKQDKIKSELEVLKNQVNPHYFFNSLSVLAPLINIDQRKSQEFTEKLASTYRYILEIRDKLTVTVKEELCFIKDYEFLQAVRFNNKFVINYNVAKKDLKKNIVPFALQILIENVFKHNALYLNKKLIISIASKDEGILVTNNINKRIDSKYKSFGIGLKNINEQYDRLSDLKPVFDEKKDFYEAWVPFLDSKVVE; from the coding sequence ATGATTTCTGGAGCAGATGATCTTAACTTATATGTTGATGATTTCTTTAAAACTATTTTTAATACGGCTACAGAATCATGGATTTTAACTGATAAATATGGTGTGGTAAGGATGATTAATCCTACTACAACAGAAATGTTTGGATATGAGCAATCAGAATTAATAGGGCAAAAAATTGAAATTCTTATACCAGCTAAAGAAAGAAAAGAGCACGTAGGATTAAGAGATAATTATATAAAGCACCCTAGAAAAAGGCCTCATGGCATTGGCGTTGAGGTTTTTGCATTACATAAAAATAAAACAGAATTCCCTGTAGAAATTAGCTTAAATCATCATAAGTTTAATAACGAAACATACGCTTTAGCTGTTGTAATTGACATTACTAAAAGAAAAGAAAAAGAACAAAAACTTCAAGAAGCCATATTAGAAAAGGAAAAGTTTAAACAAGACAAAATCAAGTCAGAATTAGAAGTCCTAAAAAATCAGGTTAACCCCCATTACTTCTTTAATAGTTTAAGCGTTTTAGCACCATTAATAAATATTGACCAAAGAAAATCACAAGAGTTTACAGAAAAACTAGCTAGTACCTATCGCTATATTTTAGAAATTAGAGACAAGTTAACCGTTACCGTAAAAGAAGAATTATGCTTTATTAAAGACTATGAGTTCTTACAAGCGGTTCGTTTTAATAATAAGTTTGTTATTAATTACAATGTAGCTAAAAAGGATCTGAAAAAAAATATTGTTCCCTTTGCTTTACAGATTTTAATAGAGAATGTATTTAAACATAATGCACTTTATTTAAATAAAAAATTAATTATATCTATTGCATCTAAAGACGAAGGTATTTTGGTTACAAATAATATTAACAAAAGAATAGATTCCAAGTATAAATCTTTTGGGATAGGGTTAAAAAATATAAATGAACAGTATGACCGCTTATCAGATCTAAAACCTGTTTTTGATGAAAAGAAGGATTTCTATGAAGCGTGGGTCCCTTTTCTAGACTCTAAAGTTGTAGAGTAG